A region of the Drosophila ananassae strain 14024-0371.13 chromosome XL, ASM1763931v2, whole genome shotgun sequence genome:
atttaaaagattaaAGACTTAAAGATTGGGAAAAGCTGTTGTTTAATGGACCGGGAGAGCTGCACGTATCCATGTTCGATTCTACGGTAACCAAAATGCCAGTTTCCCAGCTAAATTTCAGGTACACGGGGCTATGATGGAGCGCTAGCTCCTGGTGGCCAGAATGTGGCTCTCCAGACGCCGCATGGTATTCGCGCTGGTCTATGCCATCATATTCGTGACGGCCTGCACCGTGATGATGGTGGCCCTCGACATATTCCTATACATTCGAGTAAGTAACACCCGGGAGATTGGTGGAGCTATCTTGGTTGATGTAACCATAATTTTTGTTAGGACGGCTTTAGAGGACAGCACCAGGACGAGGATGTGGTACGCACGCGTCCTTTGTTGTGGACCCAACAGCTGCTACAGCCGGAAGAGCATCTGAATCGAACTCGCGCCGACCCGGAGGCGCACTGCCGCAACTCTGTCCAAGGGCGTCAGCTGCTGGCCGACGAGAGGGGATTCGTGTGCCGACGCGAGGAGCTCCTGCCGAGCGGATGCTGCAATACCGAGTTGCCCGGCATTGCCTACTATAGCTGCCGTTCCTGCAATACCACCACCCACTGCTGCGCCATTTATGAGTACTGCGTCTCCTGTTGCCTGCATCCCGAAAAGCAGCCTCTGCTGGAACAGGTACTACGCTCGGCCAACTCGCCCAAATACATATTCACCAAGGTGGCCGATCACTTTGAGCTGTGCCTGGTCAAGTGCCGGACAAACTCGCACTCGGTGCAGCACGAGAACCAGTACCGGGATCCATCCGCTAAGCACTGCTATGGACTGACGGAGGCCCACGAGTCGCAGAAGAACGTGACCCCGAAGGTTGCCGGCAGCTGATCTCCCTGAAGATTCCTTTCTGAGATTCAACAAGTCAGGGATTGGCTCAGGCCAAAAGAGATGTGTTCTTTTTATGTTTCATCACGAAAGTATGGCCCTTGGAATCCCATTCTCTTTCTATTTCTCTATATCTTTCTTATTTAGATCTATAGATGTTGTATCTATATATCTTTCTATATATCTGTACCGAGAAATCAGGGCAATATGAGTCACTCTCGTGTTCTGCTAGCCATAACAAGCTCCACATGTCTTTGCTTATCAGTGCAGGAGGATTCTGTTTCCGTCTATGCCGCAGTCTGGTTGCCAATCCCAGATCTGGTTACAAGAAACAGTCTTCTAGTTAAGAACTTCTCTTCAAACAGCTTTATAATATTGTAAATTGCCATGCAATATGAATAATAGGTAGAAACAAAGTAGTTCTTAAGTTCATAAGTTAATAATTAAGTTTTAGGGCTTCTGATTTTTGTAAATAGCAAGTAGCTTCTCTTTAAACGAACAAATTCTTTAGCTCTCTTTTTTTACAACTCTGTTTTTTAAACCATATTTAATACTTTAGTAGTTACttaatttattgttgttgAAGTTTATGagcaatatacatatattgtaTGTAGATATTTCAGagcttatatatatatttatttttgggtcGAGAATGTAAATAAATCTGCAAGAACATAGTGACATTACTGGAATTTCGACAGGAGGCTGGGGGTATAGGAGGAGGATCTACTGGATGAATGGCTCCTGGTGGACCACTTGACCCTCTATCCCGTAGAAGATGGTGTCGTTCTTCACATAGCCCCACGCCATGCGCCGCGATGTGAAGCTGATGCCGATCTCTCCGTTGGGAGCCACAACGATAGCGCCTCCGGTGCCGCCCACCCGGCGGGTCATCTCGCGGCACTCCTCGTCGGCGGCCGCCTGCGGCGACAGACCTTTGCAGTCCATGGCGGCCAGGATGCGCTGCGCCAGGTTGTAGCGCATTATTGTCTCCCCGTGGCCAGTGGTGGAGACGCCGCCCCGCAGGTTGTCCGCATATGTGCCGCTGCCCAGGATGGGCGTGTCGCCTATCCGTCCTGGCCACTTGCCGGTGATGCCGCCCGTCGAAGTACCAACCACGATGTGGCCCTCGGAGTTAATGGCGACGGCGCCCACGGTCTCGCCACTGGGATCCGTCTTAAGGGGATTGCTTGTGGGCTTCTCCTCGGCCAGTTCCGTGCGCGCAAAGAACGGATCCTTTCCCTGGGCCACCTGCTCCTGGAACTGCTGGAGCGTGAAGCGGGCACCCTCGGTGACCAGGGCGTTTGGTGGCAGCCGCTCGCTGCCCGTGGACAGGGCCAGATCCAGGGCCGCTTCGCCGCCAAGGAACGTGTGCCTCTTCTTCTCTATCAGCCGCCGGGCCACCGTGATCGGATGCATCACATCCCGCAGCAGGGTTATGCATCCGGCGCGCAGATCCTTGCCCTCCATCAGGCTGGCCTCCATCTCGACCTCGCCGTTGGTGTTCAGGCACGAGCCATAGCCGGCGTTGAAGTTCTCGTCCAACTCCATGCTGCGCACCGCCGCCTCCACGGCGTCCAGGGCGCATCCGGTGGCGCCGTCCTCCGGATTCAGGAGCCGCCAGGCACAGCGCAGGGACTGCTTGATGCCCTGGAACTTTCCGGCGATACGGGAATCGGATATATCACCGGCTCCGCCATGGATTAGGAGCATGGGACGTGGCATCTTACGATCTGTGGAGATCTGTTGGGCTGGGCCTGCTGGGTTTCCAGAATCTGAATCCGAAGATGTTGTTCGAGAGCAGCTGGAGCGTCGATTGCTATTGTTTTGCTTCTGCGACGAGTGCTTTCTTTAAATACCTATGTATGTacctatatacatatgtatgtttgtatgtatgtacatatgtaatTTCTGCATGATAATACCCTACAATCTAGGGTATAGTTGTTTTGTAATGTGATATGTTAGATATTATTAttagctttatttttattataataattatgattattagttatattattattattattattattattaaaggtagaaaagtttaaaaaactaGATTAACTTAGGGGGTTTACCAACTATATTATTGTTGGTTATATTTTTAGTATTATTTAGTTTAGTGTTAGGTTTACTtaggtttattttatttaaaaaacatagGATTGTtctttaaatacaaaaatataaaaataaaatactctAGAATCGAGTATAAAGATATTTTAATATGATTTGttagttattttttgtattttatcaaaaaaaggtAGGATTCTTCTGGTTTTAagatgattttattttaagaagGATTAACTCCTAAATAAGATTTCTTATGTTTAGATGTATAGGGTATACAATAGTCGACTTGTTTAAATTAATGGATATGCAGTTTTAAAGTATTTCCTTTGTGTTCTGAGGTTCCTCTCTTATCCCGCGATAAGAAGGGTAATCAGTCCAGTGGTTTATGGTTTTATATTCCAGTGCTGATATCGTGTGAATTCCAGAGGATCTGgaaagtaaatatataaacatgtatgtatgtatgtatgtacttgTTAAGAACTCTCTCCAGAACAGGCTTAACCCGTTGATGCTGCTGAAGTGCCTGCAAAAATGCCTCTGAGTTCTTCATTTTACACtgaaaattacattttttaataaatttttttttatttaatcaaTAAAGGATAAGCTCATATCTTCTGGCCATTAATCGTTGTCATAATTATAGCCATATAGTCGTAGTCATCATCGCTTTTTTGTGGCAAGCCAAAGTTCAATGGTCGCGGCGAGTTCGTGTCGCCATAGGGGGCATGTCTACCCCCGCACCTCACCCGCCCCTCCCCACCTATGCCACAATGATGGAGCAATTAAAGCGAAACGTTTAATCAAAATACTGGAAATTGTGGCTTGATTGAGTGGAGTTGCACCACAAAGAATCGTTATTTTGCAGgatatatttttctaataaaatattattaaattaaagagaaatttaagaaaaaaatactctttcaattaaataaagtaattaaattcaaatgaaTTAACCTTAATTGTTAGTTGGAATGTGGAGCATAAGGTGGGCAGTCCAAAGGTGGGCAGTCCAAAGGTGGGCAGCTCCCCCTCACTCCTGCATAATTGCAAGTGCATGCCCAAACACGCACACACCCTCTCCAGTGTTTAATAACGTTTAATGGCATCGAACCGTGAGAGGCGTTGCTTGAACTCTTCTTCCGACTCCACATCTATCCGTCTTTGTTTCGCACAGCCTCTCTTTGTTGTTCTCCCAGTCTCCGGGGGGTCTCAAGGAGCAATTTTGGCAGTCTTCCTCACTCTTCCTTTTCTTTCTTCTTCCTTTTGCCCAGTTTCCCGTGCGATTCCCTGTCTTCCTTTCACTTGGGGATCAAACGTAAATTTCACTTTGAGAAAAATGAGAACGAAGGACTAAGAAGCACAAAAGAACGGTACTAGCAACcgtgcactgagaaaaatgtgaatgaaaattaaatataatactccaaaaaattaccaaattaaaaataataagtgtacttgaatatttaatatattattcaacataaatcaaatcaaatcctatttttttcagtgtataAAAAAACCGTTCGACTTTTTTGAAGATGGCGTTGGagaatttataaatcaaaacGTCAGAAATGGTTAACGGTACCAGAGCGACTGATTTTGTGGTAATGGTGAGAAGGAGTCGTCCTTTTTCGTCCTCACATGACCCAGCCGCCCCCCAACCCCCCACCAACAGCGCCCTTCCGCCCAAAAGCACATCATCATAATCATCGGCGCCCCGTTATTGCCCCGCGTTGAACTCGAGAGGGAGATTTGGAGAAGGGTTACGGGATTAAATGGCGTGAGACGGAATCACAAGGGTCATGGGTTAATAGTTCACGTACCTTTTGGCCTTATCAGACTAATTGGGTGTGAAATGCACATAAAAAGTGGTGTAGGGTGAATGGGGTCTGCCATAAACAGGTGTACGGTTTAAGGATTCATTTAACGCGATTAAtgaatacaaataaatattatagatTCTACATAGGATATATGTCTATTGTCAGACTCCTGGTACTCCATTACGCAGCAAGGTCGCACCTGAAGACCCACCTGTCGATATCTATGGGGTAATTACAACTCCAAGGACTCGCAGGACACTCCGGGTGCTGGAAAAGCAAACACAAACGAGAGCGACAATGATGACGGAGACGCAGTGGCTGTCCGCTTTTGTTGCGGCTTACGGATGCCACTCAATGGGTTCCATTACCACACTTCCATCACAGCCTTTGCACTGCCACCTCATCGTCCTGCGTCCTTCGTCCTGGCGTACGTTTTTTTTCCGGTTCAGTTTACCCGTCAGCAGGAAACCGGATAATTTGCTGTCTCTCTCCGGAAAAGTGGAGAAGGGCAACAAGCTTTCTTTCTTTCCGAGAGTCCTGATGCCCATGGCTCTTGACTTGAAACACCTAACGGTACTAAGGTCCTTGGGTCCTGGGTTTTGAAGTCAATTTCCAATTAAACATTTCGTTGCCTAAAgatgcactgaaagaaatagtttaagaaataaaaaaaatataaattttatttttaataagaattatagcaacaaataaatatataattatatttaatatctatattaatatttataatataattaagaaaatatatttaatatataaaatattgtgtattttcttcaagtgtaatttaaaatcattttccAATTAAACTCCTCATTcgtgttgcctactttttggGGCCTGTTTGTGGACTCGTTGAGGGCGACTCGATACCCTTTTGGCCTAAAATTGGGTGCTTGACTTGCCGGGATTGGCAAATGGTCCGCCAAGCCAAATCCCCCATATCTGTTACGCTCGGACACTCTGCTCGCCCTCTCCTAGGATAATAGCCCGGACCCGGGAGTCCTTTTTGACGTATTTCACTTAGAACGGCCTGGCTCACAAATTAAATTGTCAGCTATGTTCTGGCCATCTCACTCTCTGTCTCCGTCTTTATCCTGTGAGTTCTTCCTTCGGGCTTTTGCCCACTGGACTTTTTCCTCAGGATATCTGGCACATCCTTGGAACTCGGCACTTGAAATCATTTTCGACttgactttgatttttttgtccCTTTTTTTGGCGGTTTTTGTCTCTCGGACCGGCTTTGTTCGACCGTTTTCTGGCCacttgaaaattaatttagaaTAAACCTCGGGCAGTGCCCacaagtatatatatatattttatttcttgtaTATATATCCTGGCAGGTAATTGAATTTATCGACTTCTCTCTCATCCAGTCTTGGCCGAATTTGCCTCGCCTGTttgtttttgggccaaattgCGTGCTATAATTTAATTTCCTAGCCATTGGCAACCAACTAACTGCAATTTGACTAAAGTAAATATCAAACTAGAAAATATATACgtataacaaaatatatataatatatactttttttggGCCAACTTTAAGCGATTGTTCTGGATTTTGTCTGTTAAGCGATTCAATTCCGGCCAAAATGTAGCAGATTGCAATTAACAAGGGGATGGACCTTAAATAGCTTcgattaaatataaaaacataaaaaatatttcaagaaaatatttatttacttagtttagatatttaagaatattattctataaaataaataaatttaaacccagttttatgtttttaaaatgatttctAAAAATTACTCAAAAACAGaccacactgcgtatgagtaatattttaaagaaaatagaTTTCTAAGTATAAATAAGTGCTTATTTattctaaataaataataataatataaaaatatataaaaataataatttttaatatttattaattaattataataaaaaaacttaAGGCTCAACTTAATAAATAATCAACAAGGAGTAATGAACTCTTGTCCTTGCTTTTGGCAACTTTTCGGGGCAACAACAGATGGAATTTACGAGCCGGCTGTGACTTGTCTATTTTCCTGGCTCTGTGTTATCCTTCATCGTGTATCCTGTATCCTTTAGTGTGTATATAGTACATATGGCTAACTCGCTTCCTGTTGTATTGGACTTGGTGACCCCTTCTTCCCTTCTTCCCGGCCTATTCTGGCCActaattcaattttaatgtACTTTGGCTGGGAGTTTTCGGTTAATATGGTTTTGGGCCAAGAGATTTCAGTCGGCAGTCAATGATTAAAGCCAGTTTCGTTAGGGACTTAACCTTGGCTGTGGTAGCTTGACttcatttggccaaaagttgaaaattaattacaTTTAACTTGCTTAAGGTTAAGGAGATTGTTTTACTTGAAgagttacatttttatttaatttttgttttgctttttaagGTTATTGAGGTATTATCTTTATAAACCATATAAGAATTTAGTAATTTAAAATTGGAATTAtattgtattatattttttatatgaacattaaattctttatgaAAAGTTTATGAAGTTTTAGAGCTATGGGTCTCCTGGGTCttttaacacaaaaatatattttaaaaacactCTTTTGAAAGAGGAATCtcttaaaaattgttttaaaaatatatttcaagatctttggaaggaaaatatatattttttgtattttatataaattctGAAGATTAAGTTTTATAAagatatatattaatattgttCATATATGATATGACATTTAATCTATGGATtaagttaataaaaaacacctctatttaatattaaaaccTTTGTTAAAAAACATATCCAATCTGGGACTGGGGACTGAGGACTGAGGACTGGgattatttatgtatttattctGAAAACAAATATAGTTGTTTTCGCTCCTCGACACTCCATCTCGTATTCCCAATTCTCATTTCCACAACAAGGGGGTGAAGAATAACTTTCGCCATTGCGATTAATTTACTTGTTACTCGCCACgctcttcttgttttttttatgatattattttgtttgcctttttattttttattccaccgcttttgtattatttttttttgtattttttttgttgttgtttatgcCTTCTGTTTTGGTGTTCATTATGGGAATGAAGAAATATGAAGCAGCAAATGACAAGCAGCGGACACCCCAACCCCAGTCCGGCCCCCAGCCCAGGGGCGTCCAGATTCGAAGGGGGGTTAACAAAAGTTGATGGCACAACACTCGTCTGGGGGCTTtgctggctgtgtgtgtgtgtttgtgggtTGTCCTGCATATGGGTGTCCAAAGGGGCGGAGTGGCAGGTGGCAGGGGCACGTGGCAGGAGCTGGTGGCCAGTGGCAGGGGCGTCGTCCGTACAGGAGGGGGTGATAAAGTATTTTGCGACGCAGAATGGTTTCACTTCAGGCTCTCGGCATACGTGTCCAGTTTAACTATGACCCATGGGTTACCAAAAAAGGGTTTATGCCTAGGATATTATCACGTATTTTGAATTTCATGGAAGTTCTTATGATTTTTGAACAGAAAATTATGGAATTGGTGATTAGGTTagcataaaaatattttagtttttatacatattatataaattaatttatatagaTTGAGTTATAGAATATATAAAGTTTCTTTAATGTTTAcaatgtttaaaaaaagtgttgttttaaaaatattctaccTTATTCCCAACTATTACGGTTTTCCCATCATTTCTCatcattttttgaaattattttggtACTTTATACTtaagtttttgtattttattaaaataatattattatagcATCTTAATACTTTAATAactattgtttatttttattctgtaATTCTGTAAAATTCTgtaattttctaaaaatatccTAATCACGTATTTAAACCgcataaacatttattttttttgtcctagacatttttttggggaaacTTTGGGAGTGGGACAGGAGTCGTTATGCTTGTCTCTCCACCTTGCTgagacaaaacaaaacaaaacgaaaaagGAGAAAAGGACAGGCCGTACAGGACCAACAATGGACAAAGGACATCAAACACTTGGCTTTTTATGTGTTATGTTGCCTTGGTGGAAATTTGATTGCTCTCGTCCTTGTGCACCTCGTCCTTGGATCCTTTCTTCCTCGATGCCCATGTCCTGTCCCTCAATTGTCCTGTCTGTTTTGACTGCAACACTCACACAATCACACACGTacgtatatgtatatttattagCCCGCCGTCCTCCACTTCAGCAATTTGTTGCGGCTTTTGGTGTCTCTAGAAATGCCACGCCCCTTCAACAACAGCACACACATACCGCCCCCCGCCCcaccttttttttggggcatcGTGGCACATTTCACTTGATTGTCAGTTTCAGTTTTGGGCTTTTGAGTCGAGAGTTTGTGTTTCATTATCGCGGTTTCATTTTTTACATTCGACAGGACAGGGTATCCTGTCTGTTGGGGATTAAAGGAtatttttagaatatttttgtaagaaaaaaatgttatttatttattaagctttttagaaatattttaagaagAGAAAAGTTATATTTTAGAGTTAGAatctattaaaaaatgtacaatTTTAGTTTCAGGCctcataaaaaattataaaatatttattttcaagtttaaaatataattcaaaatttagtttttatataatatattttaatttaattttttttgtataaaaaagcTTTTAATTTATCTtttggaagtattttttataagaaaGTATCTACAAGTCCTTTTATCTCCCCATTTTTTTATCCCTGGGACTGACCTTGAACTTGCATCTCCCACCctatgttgttgttgttgtagcatACCCTATCCaccaccccccccccccccccccccacaaAAAAAGGAGAACTTTTTCCCCCCCTGCATTCCCGCTTGAagcgccttttttatgtttaccCAAGTTCGCTTTGTTtcgatttgttttgtttgtgaGCTCTTTTTTATGTGCGTGAGCTGCGTTCCGATTGGATTTTGGAATTAATTTGTTCCCCAGACCAATTCTTAATCCCCCCTCTCTGTCCACTACCCTTTTCAGTTaaaccccccccccccccccccaccccccAACAGCTCCCTTTTAACAgggattttaaaaataaaatttattccttctatttctataaataaattacaaaatttaataaattaaatattgattaaagaaaaaatatttttattttacatttatttaattttaaagtttaattaagccttcatttattttttttaaccacaACAACTTTCCAGGCTCATCAattaatatatttcaaaaattgccATAATTTGCTAGATTAATGagcaaaatatattttttccttcAAACAAAATCTGTAAATAAATTACCACAAATTTCTCTTAGTGCcagtttgatttattttttagttttaaatgaaTACAAAGTACTCCTTTAAGCCTCCCAATCGTTATTTAAATGCGCACAATAAAGTCCTCAATCATGGCTAAAATGTTTGAACAGGTGATGTGATCAAAAAAAGGACATCCGAGTGAATAAAATAGGTGAGAggtttttcctattttttatataaaacacATATTTTTTCGTCCTTTTCGAGAGGATTGTTAGTGTCCATAATAAATGTTAAGCCACCGTTTGTGGCCACGCACGCATTTTGGTGCTTTTGATGGCTTTAACCCCACAGAGTTCTATGCTTTTTTCCCCCTCTGTTTCCGTGTCCATTAACCACCTGTACAGGTAGCACATTTAAGCAGCAGTACATGGTATGTAAGTACGTGCCCGGACCTATTCAATGGCATTGTCATTGAGGGACCTCCAAGTGCGACTTGAATTCCTGTGCCGACTTCCGTTTTTCTTTTAGTATTTTGGgcatttttcctattttttttatttgggtttaCATGGCTCTACACCGGgagaaaactatttaaaaaataaaagagaatgTAGTCTTggataatatatattttttggtatttaatctttatcttttttataaaaaagtaattttCGCTAAACTGATTTGATTTTAATGACTTTTAGAGTgtttagaaatttttaaagcattgaaattaaatataaaaatatatacttttagttaactattattttctttgataaatatatattttttggaatttttgtaGAACCGGTTGTAGCTTAATTTTTCATGCTAATGAAGGGGGAATgttaattgtttttcttcGTTTTCCTTGgcttgtttttgctttttggccagaaaaaaaaacagaaaaatggACCCCCCGAAAATGGGACAGGATAATTGCCAGGCCATCAGGTGGCCACAGGACTCTCTAGGTCCTGGCCCAGCAGacccgccaaaaaaaaatcattggCAGGAAATTAAGAAGCATTTTGCGTTTTGTTACGCACTTTTTATATAGAAACTGTTCAAGGGGGCTCTTTTGGAGGGATGGGGGACTCATGGATCTATATAGCCTTGACCCCAATGCCCAACGCCTCAGCCCTGCCCTTTGCCCTCTGGCTTTTGGCCTTGGCTTTTGTTCAGAAATTTAAGTGATTTTTGTGTTCTTTTGGCAAACAATACAATTATTGAAAAtctctgtttgttttttggtttttaatagaGGGGCTTTTGTAACTTAATTAAATGTCACTTTTAATAAATGGGCATTTTTAAACAGACAAAAGTATTTATTTGCCCTGCGTACTAATTATTATCCGATTAACATCTGATTAATATCAATTGTTAGctcttttattaaatatttaattggaATTGAATCTCtgatttttggtttcatattttttatgtaaatagtggaattgaataatttttttttttgttgaacaGCAATCTGTtgaataatattctttaataaCTCTATTCTCTATTGATTTTAATGTCCTCCAGCGGTCGCATTTCTGCAGAAACCACACACACCCCTCCTCCCTGGAGGGCACAACGCATATTTGCATATCCTGCCATTGCCTGAAAAGTGGAATTTAACTCATTTTTGATCAAAACGATACCAGCCACGCCCACAACGCCCTCTCGATTATTCGCGAATTtgtattttctgttttttggcGCTGGCAGTAGCAGCGGAAGAGGCGTGGCCCATAATTACAAggcgtgtgcgtgtgtgtgtgcggtgTTGGgggaatttttgaaatttatagcatacttttcagcGAGCCCCGGCCATCTAggcattgcgtatacgccgcgtTGGCCAAACAGAAAACGAGTGTGTGTTTGTAGAATGTGTTTAAGTGGCAGGAAAGTTGAATTTTTATTGAGCAAATTCACGAGTCCCTTAAATaacacataaaaataaataaaaatacaaaatcatCAGCAAGAAATTGTCAAACAAAATCGCCTTGAAAAAAGCCAAGCctgcatccgcatccgcatctcatctttattttttttttatgacacacacacacacacccctgGTTGTCGTAAAAAATCCAACATGCACTCCACAAGCACCTtcagctacaaaaaaaaaagaaataaaaacccTTACATCCCCTTGGGatcttccacttttttttgccaa
Encoded here:
- the LOC6504917 gene encoding SREBP regulating gene protein, producing MWLSRRRMVFALVYAIIFVTACTVMMVALDIFLYIRDGFRGQHQDEDVVRTRPLLWTQQLLQPEEHLNRTRADPEAHCRNSVQGRQLLADERGFVCRREELLPSGCCNTELPGIAYYSCRSCNTTTHCCAIYEYCVSCCLHPEKQPLLEQVLRSANSPKYIFTKVADHFELCLVKCRTNSHSVQHENQYRDPSAKHCYGLTEAHESQKNVTPKVAGS
- the LOC6504581 gene encoding probable isoaspartyl peptidase/L-asparaginase GA20639; this translates as MPRPMLLIHGGAGDISDSRIAGKFQGIKQSLRCAWRLLNPEDGATGCALDAVEAAVRSMELDENFNAGYGSCLNTNGEVEMEASLMEGKDLRAGCITLLRDVMHPITVARRLIEKKRHTFLGGEAALDLALSTGSERLPPNALVTEGARFTLQQFQEQVAQGKDPFFARTELAEEKPTSNPLKTDPSGETVGAVAINSEGHIVVGTSTGGITGKWPGRIGDTPILGSGTYADNLRGGVSTTGHGETIMRYNLAQRILAAMDCKGLSPQAAADEECREMTRRVGGTGGAIVVAPNGEIGISFTSRRMAWGYVKNDTIFYGIEGQVVHQEPFIQ